A genomic window from Lotus japonicus ecotype B-129 chromosome 1, LjGifu_v1.2 includes:
- the LOC130739442 gene encoding chalcone synthase-like, which produces MEYLEKIREAQRARGPATILAIGTATPSNCIYQADFADYFFQVTKSDHMTQLKTKLKRICDNSMIRKRYIHLTEEFLQEHPNILTYKESSLDARQDMLVEEVPKLGEKAASKAIKEWGRPKSEITHLIFCSTSGVDMPGADYQLVKLLGLKPSTKRFMLYNLGCYGGGTVLRLAKDLAENNSGARVLVVCTEITAVAFRGPSETHLDSLVGQAIFGDGASAVIVGSNPDTCIERPLFYLVLACETILPNSEGAIEGHLREVGLTFHLNENVPLLIGENIAKNIEEAFRPLGITDWNSLFWITHPGGPAILRQIEVTLGLNPDKLRATKHVLSEYGNMSSASVIFVLDEMRKRSAEEGKATTGGGLKWGVLHGFGPGLTMETIVLHSATMDIDN; this is translated from the exons ATGGAATACTTGGAGAAAATAAGAGAGGCGCAAAGAGCTCGTGGCCCTGCCACCATACTAGCCATTGGCACTGCAACTCCATCCAACTGTATTTACCAAGCTGACTTTGCAGATTACTTCTTTCAAGTGACCAAGAGCGACCACATGACTCAACTCAAGACCAAGTTGAAGCGTATCT GTGACAATTCGATGATAAGGAAACGTTATATACATCTAACTGAAGAATTCCTCCAAGAACATCCTAACATACTAACTTATAAGGAATCATCCTTGGATGCACGCCAAGACATGTTGGTGGAGGAGGTACCAAAGCTTGGAGAGAAAGCAGCATCTAAAGCCATCAAGGAATGGGGAAGGCCCAAGTCAGAGATCACTCATCTCATATTTTGCTCCACCTCAGGCGTAGACATGCCCGGAGCTGATTATCAACTTGTCAAACTCTTAGGCCTCAAACCATCCACAAAAAGATTCATGTTATACAACCTAGGTTGTTACGGTGGAGGCACAGTGCTTCGTTTAGCCAAAGATCTCGCTGAGAATAACTCGGGTGCTCGTGTGCTTGTGGTTTGTACTGAAATCACAGCCGTTGCATTTCGTGGACCCTCCGAGACACACTTGGACTCGTTAGTGGGACAAGCAATCTTTGGTGATGGTGCTTCAGCTGTGATCGTTGGTTCCAACCCTGACACATGCATTGAACGACCATTGTTTTACCTTGTACTAGCCTGCGAGACAATCTTGCCAAACTCCGAAGGTGCCATTGAAGGACACTTGCGTGAGGTGGGGCTCACGTTCCATCTCAACGAAAACGTTCCCCTGTTGATTGGAGAGAACATAGCGAAAAACATTGAAGAAGCCTTTCGCCCACTTGGAATCACTGATTGGAACTCGTTGTTTTGGATAACTCATCCGGGTGGCCCTGCGATCTTGAGGCAAATTGAAGTAACACTAGGGTTGAATCCAGATAAGCTAAGGGCAACAAAACATGTTTTGAGTGAGTATGGGAACATGTCGAGTGCATCTGTTATTTTCGTGTTGGATGAGATGAGAAAGAGGTCCGCAGAGGAAGGGAAAGCCACTACTGGTGGAGGACTGAAGTGGGGTGTTTTACATGGATTTGGCCCTGGCTTGACCATGGAGACAATAGTTTTACACAGCGCCACCATGGACATAGACAACTAG